From Tripterygium wilfordii isolate XIE 37 chromosome 13, ASM1340144v1, whole genome shotgun sequence, the proteins below share one genomic window:
- the LOC120012248 gene encoding plasmodesmata-located protein 2-like has translation MGFPLKPLLYLLFLVFLTNVTESATDYNSLVYKGCAKQAFTDPTGVYSQALSALFGSLVSQSTKAKFFKTTSGSGQTTITGLFQCRGDLTNSDCYKCVSNLPELSDKFCGKTIAARVQLYGCYMLYEVAGFAQISGMEMLYKTCGTTNVAGAGFEEKRDTVLSMMENGVSSSHGFYTTSYESLYALGQCEGDVGDADCGECVKNAVQRVQVECGSAISGQVYLHKCYVSFSYYPNGVPKRSPSSSSSSSYSSPTGTSQNTGKTVAIILGGAAAVGFLVICLLLVRNLMKKHDDY, from the exons ATGGGGTTTCCCTTAAAACCCTTActttaccttctttttcttgttttccttaCTAATGTTACTGAATCTGCCACTGACTACAACTCCTTGGTCTACAAAGGTTGTGCAAAGCAGGCTTTTACAGATCCAACTGGGGTTTACTCACAAGCCCTATCTGCGCTTTTTGGTAGCTTGGTCTCACAATCCACCAAGGCCAAATTCTTCAAAACTACTAGTGGGTCTGGGCAAACAACCATCACTGGTCTCTTCCAGTGCAGAGGAGATCTCACTAATAGTGACTGCTACAAATGTGTGAGCAATCTTCCTGAACTATCAGACAAATTTTGTGGCAAAACCATTGCAGCAAGAGTCCAGCTTTATGGATGTTACATGCTCTACGAGGTTGCTGGGTTTGCTCAGATTTCAGGCATGGAAATGTTGTACAAGACTTGTGGTACAACAAATGTGGCAGGGGCTGGGTTTGAGGAGAAGAGGGACACTGTTCTTTCTATGATGGAAAATGGGGTTTCTAGCAGTCATGGATTCTACACCACAAGCTACGAATCTCTTTATGCTTTGGGACAGTGTGAAGGGGATGTGGGGGATGCAGATTGTGGGGAATGTGTGAAGAATGCTGTACAGAGAGTTCAGGTTGAATGTGGAAGTGCAATTTCAGGCCAAGTTTATCTGCACAAATGCTATGTTAGCTTCAGTTATTATCCAAATGGGGTTCCCAAAagatcaccatcatcatcttcttcttcatcttattCTTCTCCAACAG GGACAAGCCAGAACACAGGGAAGACAGTGGCTATAATATTAGGAGGGGCAGCAGCAGTGGGATTCCTGGTTATTTGCTTGTTGTTGGTCAGAAATTTAATGAAGAAACATGATG ATTATTGA